A single Capricornis sumatraensis isolate serow.1 chromosome 20, serow.2, whole genome shotgun sequence DNA region contains:
- the MT4 gene encoding metallothionein-4 encodes MDSGECTCMSGGTCACGDNCKCTTCSCKTCRKSCCPCCPPGCAKCARGCICKGASDKCSCCP; translated from the exons ATGGACTCCGGGGAATGCACCTGCATGTCTG gAGGAACCTGCGCCTGTGGAGACAACTGCAAATGCACAACTTGCAGCTGTAAAACGTGTCGAAAAA GCTGCTGTCCTTGCTGCCCTCCGGGCTGTGCCAAGTGTGCCCGGGGCTGCATCTGCAAAGGGGCGTCAGACAAATGCAGCTGCTGCCCCTGA